One genomic segment of Amycolatopsis sp. Hca4 includes these proteins:
- the hypD gene encoding hydrogenase formation protein HypD codes for MKYLDEYRDPVLARRLLSELRATATRPWAIMEVCGGQTHTLVRQGIDELLPAGIRMIHGPGCPVCVTPLATIDAAVAIAARPDVIFTSYGDMLRVPGTAGDLLGVKARGGDVRVVYTPLDAVRIAREHPDRQVVFFAVGFETTAPANAMAVLHAAATGLRNFSVLVSHVLVPPAITAILDAPDNQVQAFLAAGHVCAVMGWTEYEPIARCYGVPVVVTGFEPLDLLEGIVMAVRQLEAGRAAVENQYARAVRRDGNTAAQQAVRRVFRVSERTWRGIGPIPASGLALTAEFAAFDAEARFPAGGTPAVEHPDCIAGRILRGIAVPTDCPAYGTRCTPLSPLGAPMVSTEGTCAAFHHAGRRKPPVEAR; via the coding sequence GTGAAGTACCTCGACGAGTACCGCGATCCCGTCCTGGCCCGCCGGTTGCTGTCCGAGCTGCGGGCGACGGCCACCCGGCCGTGGGCGATCATGGAGGTCTGCGGCGGCCAGACGCACACGCTCGTCCGCCAGGGCATCGACGAGCTGCTGCCGGCCGGCATCCGGATGATCCACGGCCCCGGCTGCCCGGTCTGCGTCACCCCGCTGGCCACGATCGACGCGGCGGTCGCCATCGCGGCCCGCCCGGACGTGATCTTCACCAGTTACGGCGACATGCTCCGCGTGCCCGGCACCGCGGGAGACCTGCTCGGCGTGAAGGCCCGCGGCGGCGACGTCCGGGTCGTGTACACCCCGCTCGACGCGGTCCGGATCGCCCGCGAGCACCCGGACCGGCAGGTCGTCTTCTTCGCCGTCGGGTTCGAGACCACCGCGCCGGCCAACGCCATGGCCGTGCTGCACGCGGCCGCCACCGGCCTGCGGAACTTCTCCGTGCTGGTGAGCCACGTCCTGGTGCCGCCCGCGATCACCGCGATCCTGGACGCACCCGACAACCAGGTGCAGGCCTTCCTCGCCGCCGGCCACGTCTGCGCCGTGATGGGCTGGACCGAGTACGAACCGATCGCGCGGTGCTACGGAGTTCCCGTCGTGGTCACCGGGTTCGAACCGCTGGACCTGCTCGAAGGCATCGTCATGGCGGTCCGGCAGCTGGAAGCCGGCCGTGCCGCGGTGGAGAACCAATACGCGCGAGCCGTCCGGCGGGACGGCAACACCGCCGCACAGCAGGCCGTGCGCCGAGTCTTCCGGGTCAGCGAACGGACCTGGCGCGGGATCGGCCCGATCCCGGCGAGCGGGCTGGCGCTCACGGCCGAGTTCGCCGCTTTCGACGCCGAAGCGCGCTTCCCGGCCGGCGGGACACCCGCCGTCGAGCACCCGGACTGCATTGCCGGGCGGATCCTGCGGGGAATCGCCGTTCCCACCGACTGCCCGGCCTACGGCACCCGCTGCACCCCGCTCAGCCCGCTGGGCGCGCCGATGGTGTCGACCGAAGGCACGTGCGCGGCGTTCCACCACGCGGGTCGCCGGAAACCCCCTGTGGAGGCACGATGA
- a CDS encoding HypC/HybG/HupF family hydrogenase formation chaperone has product MSAVCLGVPGRIVALTGAPDLRMGTVDFDGVRRPVCLAYTPEAEVGDYVIVHVGFAISQVDEVEAARTLEVLRAIPDALAGELGPEFAQ; this is encoded by the coding sequence GTGAGCGCGGTGTGCCTCGGCGTGCCCGGGCGGATCGTCGCCCTGACCGGCGCCCCGGACCTGCGGATGGGCACCGTCGACTTCGACGGCGTCCGGCGGCCGGTGTGCCTCGCCTACACGCCCGAAGCCGAGGTGGGCGACTACGTGATCGTGCACGTCGGCTTCGCGATCAGCCAGGTCGACGAGGTCGAGGCCGCCCGGACGCTGGAGGTGCTCCGCGCGATCCCCGACGCACTGGCCGGCGAGCTGGGTCCGGAGTTCGCGCAGTGA
- the hypF gene encoding carbamoyltransferase HypF produces MAETPDGDRLRIDVRGTVQGVGFRPFVHRLATELGVGGDVRNAGGHVVIRAAGGRVADFVAGLTAAAPPQSRVTGIDVTVLTDRVTLGPGFRVAASVEGRGGEVPPDLATCVECVRELFDPADRRYRYPFLTCTACGPRATILGRLPYDRARTAMRAFPLCAACEAEYRNPADRRFHAEPIACPACGPRLRWAPGVHGEDALAAACAVVAGGGIAAVKGLGGYQLVCDAADESAVHRLRRVKDRPAKPLAVLARSLAEARVLSEVDEHAAVVLTSAEAPIVLLPRRPGAPLAEGIAPGLAEIGVFLPTTPLHHLLLAGLRRPLVVTSGNRAGGPMVVDDAEALVTLGPVTDGVLGHDRPIWCRSDDSVVRARHGRTTTIRRARGYAPAPLPLPFAAPEPLLALGAQLKHTCALARDGLAHLGPHTGDLEEARTLAAFERTAADLARWLDAEPAWCAHDLHPGYLSTQYARRWPAGRRIGVQHHHAHVAATAAEHGVSTPFVGVALDGLGLGDDGTLWGGEVLLAGYREFRRFARFATAPLPGGTAAVRRPARMALGYLYGAESFGDPVPEHLAGALLSRVDSQEHTVVRTMIARNLNCPRASSAGRLFDAVSALLGLCDDNSYEGEAAVHLEAAAMRYDTQKALEWELHERDGLWVYDPVPTLRDALRSAADAPAGEVAARFHRTIAEVVVTLAVKAARASGTDVVCLGGGVFQNSLLTAGVVDGLAAAGLRPLLGERVPVNDGGISYGQAAIACARITGR; encoded by the coding sequence ATGGCGGAGACACCGGACGGTGACCGGCTGCGGATCGACGTGCGCGGGACCGTGCAGGGCGTCGGCTTCCGGCCGTTCGTCCACCGCCTGGCCACCGAACTCGGCGTGGGCGGGGACGTGCGCAACGCCGGCGGCCACGTCGTGATCCGCGCGGCGGGTGGCCGGGTGGCCGACTTCGTCGCCGGACTCACCGCAGCCGCGCCCCCGCAGTCCCGAGTGACCGGCATCGACGTCACCGTGCTGACGGACCGGGTGACGCTCGGCCCCGGCTTCCGCGTCGCCGCCAGTGTCGAAGGCCGCGGGGGTGAGGTCCCGCCGGACCTGGCGACCTGCGTCGAGTGCGTCCGCGAACTGTTCGACCCGGCCGACCGCCGCTACCGCTACCCGTTCCTCACCTGCACCGCCTGCGGACCGCGCGCGACCATCCTCGGGCGGCTGCCCTACGACCGCGCGCGGACGGCGATGCGCGCGTTCCCGCTGTGCGCGGCGTGCGAAGCCGAGTACCGGAACCCGGCGGACCGGCGGTTCCACGCCGAACCCATCGCCTGCCCCGCGTGCGGGCCCCGGCTGCGCTGGGCGCCCGGCGTCCACGGCGAAGACGCCCTCGCCGCCGCCTGCGCCGTCGTGGCGGGCGGCGGGATCGCCGCGGTCAAGGGGCTCGGCGGCTACCAGCTGGTCTGCGATGCCGCCGACGAGTCCGCGGTGCACCGGCTCCGGCGCGTCAAAGACCGGCCCGCGAAGCCACTCGCCGTGCTGGCTCGCAGCCTCGCCGAAGCCCGCGTTCTGTCCGAAGTGGACGAGCACGCCGCCGTCGTGCTCACTTCGGCCGAGGCACCGATCGTCCTGCTCCCCCGCCGCCCCGGCGCACCGCTGGCCGAAGGCATCGCACCCGGACTGGCCGAGATCGGCGTGTTCCTCCCGACCACCCCGCTGCACCACCTGCTGCTGGCCGGGCTCCGGCGCCCCCTGGTCGTCACGAGCGGCAACCGCGCGGGTGGCCCGATGGTCGTCGACGACGCGGAAGCGCTCGTCACCCTGGGACCGGTGACCGACGGCGTCCTCGGTCACGACCGGCCGATCTGGTGCCGCTCCGACGACTCCGTCGTGCGGGCACGGCACGGCCGGACCACGACGATCCGGCGGGCGCGCGGGTACGCGCCGGCGCCGTTGCCGCTGCCGTTCGCCGCCCCGGAACCGCTGCTCGCTCTCGGCGCGCAGCTCAAGCACACCTGCGCGCTCGCTCGCGACGGGCTGGCCCACCTCGGGCCGCACACCGGTGACCTCGAGGAGGCCCGGACGCTCGCCGCCTTCGAACGCACCGCCGCGGACCTCGCCCGCTGGCTCGACGCCGAGCCGGCGTGGTGCGCCCACGACTTGCACCCGGGCTACCTGTCCACCCAGTACGCCCGGCGCTGGCCCGCCGGGCGCCGGATCGGCGTGCAGCACCACCACGCCCACGTCGCCGCCACCGCCGCGGAACACGGCGTCTCGACGCCGTTCGTCGGGGTGGCGCTCGACGGGCTCGGGCTCGGCGACGACGGAACGCTCTGGGGTGGTGAGGTGCTCCTCGCCGGCTACCGGGAGTTCCGGCGGTTCGCCCGGTTCGCCACCGCCCCGCTGCCGGGTGGCACGGCCGCGGTGCGCCGTCCGGCCCGCATGGCGCTGGGGTACCTCTACGGGGCCGAATCGTTCGGCGACCCGGTGCCCGAGCACCTCGCCGGCGCCCTGCTGTCCCGAGTGGACAGTCAGGAGCACACCGTTGTCCGCACCATGATCGCGCGAAACCTCAACTGTCCGCGGGCCTCCAGCGCCGGGCGGCTCTTCGACGCCGTCAGCGCCTTGCTCGGCCTGTGCGACGACAACAGCTACGAAGGCGAAGCGGCCGTCCACCTGGAGGCGGCGGCCATGCGGTACGACACGCAGAAGGCCCTCGAATGGGAGCTGCACGAGCGGGACGGCCTGTGGGTGTACGACCCCGTCCCCACGCTCCGCGACGCCCTGCGGTCCGCGGCGGACGCCCCGGCCGGGGAGGTGGCCGCGCGGTTCCACCGCACGATCGCCGAGGTCGTCGTCACGCTCGCGGTGAAGGCCGCCCGCGCCTCGGGCACCGACGTCGTCTGCCTCGGCGGCGGAGTCTTCCAGAACAGCTTGCTCACCGCGGGTGTGGTCGACGGGCTCGCCGCCGCGGGTTTGCGGCCGCTGCTGGGCGAACGCGTTCCGGTGAACGACGGCGGCATCAGCTACGGCCAGGCGGCGATCGCCTGCGCCCGGATCACCGGGAGGTGA
- a CDS encoding 4Fe-4S dicluster domain-containing protein, which produces MTSDGTVTIDLAGLGGLVDALIRDGYRVIGPTVRDDAIVLAELDSAEQLPAGWGVTTGPGRYRLRRREDRAVFGHSAGPQGWKRYLHPPRRKLLEATADGRFTAGEPDRTRYAFLGVRGCDLAAIAVLDRVLGGGAHPDGSYRRRRAELFVVAANCTEPGEVCFCASMGTGPAAGPGYDLALTERIDGDGHRFIVDVGSPDGARLLAQVGTQPARGAEVRAAREAVAAAADRMGRVMPAVDLPSVIRESRESPLWEEVASRCLTCANCTMVCPTCFCTTTEDVTDLSGEHAERHQRWASCFELDFSYVHGGSVRTSGASRYRQWFSHKLGTWHEQFGMSGCVGCGRCIAWCPAGIDITEEAAKLAGGCS; this is translated from the coding sequence ATGACGAGCGACGGCACGGTGACGATCGACCTGGCGGGACTCGGCGGGCTGGTGGACGCCCTGATCCGCGACGGCTACCGGGTGATCGGGCCGACCGTGCGCGACGACGCGATCGTGCTCGCCGAGCTTGACTCGGCCGAGCAGCTCCCGGCGGGGTGGGGCGTCACCACGGGACCGGGCCGCTACCGGCTCCGGCGGCGCGAAGACCGCGCCGTGTTCGGGCATTCGGCGGGCCCGCAAGGGTGGAAACGGTACCTCCACCCGCCGCGCCGCAAACTTCTCGAAGCCACCGCGGACGGCCGGTTCACCGCCGGGGAACCCGACCGGACGCGCTACGCCTTCCTCGGGGTACGCGGGTGCGACCTCGCCGCGATCGCCGTCCTCGACCGCGTGCTCGGCGGCGGCGCGCACCCCGACGGCTCGTACCGGCGACGCCGCGCCGAACTGTTCGTCGTCGCCGCCAACTGCACCGAGCCGGGCGAAGTCTGCTTCTGTGCCTCCATGGGCACCGGCCCCGCGGCCGGCCCCGGGTACGACCTGGCCCTCACCGAGCGCATCGACGGGGACGGGCACCGCTTCATCGTCGACGTCGGCAGCCCGGACGGCGCCCGCCTGCTGGCCCAGGTCGGTACGCAACCGGCCCGCGGTGCCGAAGTCCGCGCGGCCCGCGAAGCCGTCGCCGCCGCGGCGGACCGGATGGGCCGGGTGATGCCCGCCGTCGACCTGCCGTCGGTGATCCGGGAAAGCCGCGAGTCCCCGCTGTGGGAAGAGGTCGCGAGCCGCTGCCTCACCTGCGCCAACTGCACCATGGTCTGCCCGACGTGCTTCTGCACCACCACCGAGGACGTCACCGACCTGTCCGGCGAACACGCCGAACGCCACCAGCGCTGGGCGTCGTGCTTCGAACTCGATTTCTCGTACGTGCACGGCGGCAGTGTCCGGACGTCCGGGGCGAGCCGCTACCGGCAGTGGTTCAGCCACAAGCTCGGCACCTGGCACGAGCAGTTCGGGATGTCCGGCTGCGTCGGCTGCGGCCGGTGCATCGCCTGGTGCCCGGCGGGGATCGACATCACCGAGGAAGCGGCGAAGCTGGCCGGGGGCTGCTCGTGA
- a CDS encoding FAD/NAD(P)-binding protein, with the protein MTAEAMVPVPYRVAGRVVETADSVTVRLEPVGEPVPEARLGQFMMLYAPGIGEVAISVSGPGPMHTIRAVGAVSRALHDLTPGRVVGVRGPYGTSWDVEDAAGHDVVIVAGGAGLCPLRPVLTAVLADRVRYRRLVVVAGARTPAEFLFPHELAAWARRHDVEVLRTVDRPAEGWTGPVGFVTEPLSALELDPAATRAFLCGPEPMMRACAEILLAKEVPAAAIRVSLERAMKCGIGLCGHCQLGPLLVCRDGPVVDYTVAGPLLAVKEL; encoded by the coding sequence GTGACGGCCGAAGCGATGGTGCCGGTGCCGTACCGGGTCGCCGGGCGGGTCGTGGAGACCGCCGACTCGGTGACGGTGCGGCTGGAGCCGGTCGGCGAGCCGGTGCCGGAAGCGCGGCTCGGGCAGTTCATGATGCTGTACGCCCCGGGGATCGGCGAGGTGGCGATCTCGGTCAGCGGACCCGGGCCGATGCACACCATCCGCGCCGTCGGTGCGGTCAGCCGGGCGCTGCACGACCTCACCCCGGGCCGGGTGGTCGGCGTACGTGGCCCGTACGGCACCAGCTGGGACGTCGAGGACGCGGCCGGGCACGACGTCGTGATCGTCGCCGGCGGTGCCGGGCTGTGCCCGTTGCGGCCGGTGCTCACCGCGGTGCTCGCCGACCGGGTCCGGTACCGCCGGCTGGTCGTCGTGGCCGGGGCCCGGACCCCGGCGGAGTTCCTGTTCCCGCACGAGCTGGCCGCCTGGGCGCGGCGGCACGACGTCGAGGTGCTGCGGACGGTCGACCGCCCGGCCGAGGGCTGGACCGGACCGGTCGGCTTCGTGACCGAGCCGCTGTCGGCCCTGGAGCTCGACCCGGCGGCCACGCGCGCGTTCCTCTGCGGCCCGGAACCGATGATGCGTGCGTGCGCGGAAATCCTGCTGGCGAAGGAAGTCCCCGCGGCGGCGATCCGCGTTTCCCTGGAACGCGCGATGAAGTGCGGTATCGGCCTGTGCGGCCACTGCCAGCTCGGGCCGCTGCTGGTCTGCCGGGACGGCCCGGTCGTCGACTACACCGTCGCCGGTCCGCTGCTCGCCGTGAAGGAGCTGTGA
- a CDS encoding oxidoreductase — MTTPTLAVWKFASCDGCQLSLLDCEDELLELAGKVRIAHFLEASGTVVPGPYDVSLVEGSITTPADLRRIREVRAASKVLVTIGACATAGGVQALRNFADVREFASIVYAHPEYIDTLATSTPVAAHVRVDHELHGCPIDRGQLLGTITALLAGRAPDLPDTSVCTDCKRRGLTCLLVADGTPCLGPVTRAGCGALCPGVHRGCFGCFGPMAKPNTPVLIPLLRSRGMSEADVDRVFSTFTVTETRREEP, encoded by the coding sequence ATGACGACGCCGACCCTCGCCGTCTGGAAGTTCGCCTCCTGCGACGGCTGCCAGCTGAGCCTGCTCGACTGCGAGGACGAACTGCTGGAGCTGGCCGGGAAGGTGCGCATCGCGCACTTCCTCGAAGCGTCCGGCACCGTGGTGCCCGGACCGTACGACGTGTCGCTCGTCGAAGGATCGATCACCACCCCGGCCGACCTGCGGCGCATCCGGGAGGTCCGGGCCGCTTCGAAGGTGCTGGTCACGATCGGGGCCTGCGCGACGGCGGGAGGTGTCCAAGCCCTGCGGAACTTCGCCGACGTCCGGGAGTTCGCCTCGATCGTCTACGCGCACCCGGAGTACATCGACACGCTGGCGACGTCGACGCCGGTGGCCGCCCACGTCCGGGTGGACCACGAGCTGCACGGCTGCCCGATCGACCGCGGCCAGCTGCTCGGCACGATCACCGCGCTGCTCGCCGGGCGTGCGCCGGACCTGCCGGACACCAGCGTCTGCACCGACTGCAAGCGCCGCGGGCTCACCTGCCTGCTGGTCGCCGACGGCACGCCGTGCCTCGGCCCGGTCACCCGCGCGGGGTGCGGTGCGCTCTGCCCGGGCGTCCACCGCGGCTGTTTCGGCTGCTTCGGGCCGATGGCGAAACCCAACACCCCGGTGCTGATCCCGCTGCTGCGGTCACGTGGGATGAGCGAGGCCGACGTCGACCGGGTCTTCAGCACCTTCACCGTCACGGAAACGCGCCGGGAGGAACCGTGA
- a CDS encoding Ni/Fe hydrogenase subunit alpha: MSHRSRQLKVSSLARVEGEGALRVQIADGRVERAELNIYEPPRFFEAFLRGRAHTEPPDITARICGICPVAYQTSACNAIEDACGVTLDPGIAEARRLLYCGEWISSHALHIYLLHAPDFLGHPDAISLATRHRDVVERGLALKKAGNTLLETIGGRAIHPVNVRVGGFYSLPTRADLRPLDETLRRALDDALATVRWTAGFEFPDVELDHDLLAASEPGRYAIADGSLHTASGLAFTPQEFPDHVVETHVPHSTALHASLGGHRYLTGPLARYTLNSAQLSETARQAAAEAGLGPACRNPFRSILVRGVEIVYAIEEALRIIEAWERPPRAFVEVPPRAGTGHGISEAPRGTLYHRYELGADGLVRTATIVPPTSQNQAAIEADLRRVVEDHLDLGDAELTTLAERTIRNYDPCISCAAHFLDITWEGR, from the coding sequence GTGAGCCACCGCAGCCGGCAGCTGAAGGTCAGCTCGCTGGCCCGCGTCGAGGGCGAAGGCGCGTTGCGCGTGCAGATCGCCGACGGGCGGGTCGAACGGGCCGAGCTGAACATCTACGAGCCGCCGCGGTTCTTCGAGGCGTTCCTGCGCGGGCGGGCGCACACCGAACCTCCGGACATCACCGCCCGCATCTGCGGCATCTGCCCGGTGGCCTACCAGACGAGCGCGTGCAACGCGATCGAAGACGCCTGCGGCGTCACCCTCGACCCCGGGATCGCCGAGGCGCGGCGGCTGCTCTACTGCGGCGAATGGATTTCCAGTCACGCCTTGCACATCTACCTGCTGCACGCTCCGGACTTCCTCGGCCACCCGGACGCGATCAGCCTCGCCACCCGGCACCGCGACGTCGTCGAACGCGGCCTGGCCCTGAAGAAGGCCGGGAACACGCTGCTGGAGACCATCGGCGGCCGGGCGATCCACCCGGTCAACGTCCGGGTCGGCGGGTTCTACTCGCTGCCCACCCGGGCGGACCTCCGCCCGCTCGACGAGACGCTGCGGCGGGCCCTCGACGACGCCCTCGCGACCGTGCGGTGGACGGCCGGGTTCGAATTTCCCGACGTCGAACTGGACCACGACCTGCTGGCCGCGTCCGAGCCGGGCCGCTACGCCATCGCCGACGGCAGCCTGCACACTGCCTCGGGCCTCGCGTTCACGCCGCAGGAATTCCCGGACCACGTCGTCGAAACGCATGTCCCGCACTCCACGGCGCTGCACGCGTCGCTCGGCGGCCACCGCTACCTGACCGGGCCTCTCGCGCGGTACACCCTCAACTCGGCGCAGCTGTCGGAGACCGCGCGGCAGGCCGCGGCCGAGGCGGGATTGGGGCCGGCGTGCCGCAACCCGTTCCGCAGCATCCTCGTCCGCGGTGTCGAAATCGTGTACGCGATCGAGGAAGCGCTGCGGATCATCGAGGCGTGGGAACGTCCGCCGCGGGCCTTCGTGGAGGTGCCGCCGCGCGCCGGAACCGGCCACGGGATCAGCGAAGCCCCGCGAGGCACCCTGTACCACCGCTACGAACTCGGTGCGGACGGCCTGGTCCGCACCGCGACCATCGTCCCGCCGACGTCGCAGAACCAGGCCGCGATCGAAGCCGACCTGCGGCGGGTCGTCGAGGACCACCTCGACCTCGGCGACGCCGAGCTGACCACGCTGGCCGAACGCACGATCCGCAACTACGATCCGTGCATCTCGTGCGCCGCGCACTTCCTGGACATCACCTGGGAGGGCCGGTGA
- a CDS encoding hydrogenase maturation protease: protein MTRAVVIGVGNEYRRDDGVAVAVLAALDADPIPGVRTVLCDGEPAALLDAWSDVDTAVVVDAVLCEPSTPGRVWTSTVDGWPPRVSSASSHALGIPDAVRLGAALGRVPEELVVYAVEAADLDLGTGLTPAVRAAVPEVVRAVRDRLGASLTG from the coding sequence GTGACCCGGGCGGTGGTGATCGGCGTGGGCAACGAGTACCGGCGTGACGACGGCGTCGCGGTGGCGGTGCTGGCCGCGCTCGACGCGGACCCGATCCCCGGTGTCCGCACCGTCCTGTGCGACGGCGAACCGGCGGCCCTGCTCGACGCCTGGTCCGACGTGGACACGGCGGTGGTCGTCGACGCCGTGCTCTGCGAGCCCTCGACGCCGGGTCGCGTCTGGACGTCCACTGTGGATGGCTGGCCACCTCGGGTGAGCTCGGCGAGCTCCCACGCACTGGGCATTCCGGACGCGGTCCGGCTCGGCGCGGCGCTCGGCCGGGTCCCGGAGGAGCTGGTCGTGTACGCGGTCGAGGCGGCCGATCTGGACCTCGGGACCGGTCTCACCCCGGCGGTGCGGGCCGCCGTCCCCGAGGTGGTCCGAGCGGTGCGGGACCGGCTCGGGGCTTCGCTCACCGGATAG
- a CDS encoding class F sortase has product MTRRHWAHGRRGALLLAAVVLAVLAGLTVVLTAGRPDEPLSAPSPPVPPSTVPAATTAPELPRVDPVAVEVPRIGAQSTLIPLGLNPDGTLEVPPVSRPMQAGWYALGPTPGESGPAVIVGHVDGNRQKGIFYRLRELVPGDRVLVTRKDGTTLTFVVSHVDRVDKDEFPSGAVYGDTPDPQLRLITCGGSFDRTVHSYRDNIIAYAKLAP; this is encoded by the coding sequence ATGACTCGTCGGCACTGGGCACACGGTCGCCGGGGCGCGCTGCTCCTGGCGGCCGTGGTCCTCGCCGTGCTGGCCGGCCTGACCGTCGTGCTGACGGCCGGCCGGCCCGACGAGCCGCTGTCCGCCCCCAGTCCCCCGGTTCCCCCGAGCACCGTGCCGGCCGCCACGACCGCGCCGGAGCTGCCGCGGGTGGATCCGGTGGCGGTGGAGGTTCCGCGGATCGGCGCGCAGTCCACGCTCATCCCGCTGGGCCTCAACCCGGACGGTACCCTCGAAGTGCCACCGGTGAGCCGGCCGATGCAGGCCGGCTGGTACGCCTTGGGGCCCACGCCCGGGGAGAGCGGCCCGGCGGTGATCGTCGGCCACGTCGACGGCAACCGGCAGAAGGGGATTTTCTACCGGTTGCGCGAACTCGTCCCGGGCGACCGCGTCCTGGTCACCCGCAAGGACGGCACCACACTCACCTTCGTGGTGTCCCATGTGGACAGGGTCGACAAGGACGAGTTCCCGTCCGGCGCGGTCTACGGGGACACGCCCGATCCCCAGCTCCGCCTGATCACCTGCGGCGGCAGTTTCGACCGGACGGTGCACAGCTACCGGGACAACATCATCGCCTACGCGAAGCTGGCCCCCTGA
- a CDS encoding GNAT family N-acetyltransferase: MADGDRTAEEEPAIVHLGDGRVVSVGLLTPADAAELGAAIENADPETLYRRFCGPPPRVTPKLLRRLTELDYERRYALVARAPDGHGVAVARYEATADPGVADVAVVVDPAWRRAGLATALVRMLAEAAVTHGFTTFTATYLADNVPVGELLDEAGGRRVIAHGIGEAVVALDP; encoded by the coding sequence ATGGCGGACGGCGACCGCACGGCGGAGGAAGAACCGGCCATCGTCCACCTCGGCGACGGCCGGGTCGTTTCGGTCGGCCTGCTCACCCCGGCGGACGCCGCCGAACTGGGAGCGGCGATCGAAAACGCCGATCCGGAAACGCTGTACCGCCGGTTCTGCGGCCCACCACCCCGCGTGACGCCGAAATTGCTCCGGCGGCTCACCGAGCTGGACTACGAACGCCGCTACGCGCTCGTGGCGCGTGCTCCGGACGGGCACGGGGTCGCCGTCGCGCGGTACGAGGCCACCGCCGATCCGGGGGTGGCGGACGTCGCCGTCGTCGTGGATCCGGCGTGGCGCCGCGCCGGCCTGGCCACCGCGCTGGTCCGCATGCTCGCCGAAGCCGCGGTGACGCACGGGTTCACCACGTTCACGGCCACCTACCTCGCCGACAACGTGCCGGTCGGTGAACTGCTCGACGAAGCCGGCGGCCGCCGCGTGATCGCCCACGGCATCGGCGAGGCCGTGGTCGCCCTGGACCCGTGA